In Deltaproteobacteria bacterium RIFCSPHIGHO2_02_FULL_44_16, a single genomic region encodes these proteins:
- a CDS encoding nucleotidyltransferase: MSRFRFPLSQEALVHFCRKHGIEKLMLFGSILGKDFNDQSDIDILIEFEKERKPNLFEMVVLEQELSTLLNGKKIDLKTKNEISHYFRDEVLKEAHTLYAA, translated from the coding sequence ATTTCACGTTTTCGCTTTCCCCTTTCCCAAGAAGCTCTCGTTCATTTTTGCAGAAAACATGGCATTGAAAAGCTGATGCTTTTTGGTTCAATCTTAGGAAAAGATTTTAACGATCAAAGTGATATTGATATTCTCATTGAATTCGAAAAAGAGAGAAAACCAAATCTTTTTGAAATGGTCGTTCTCGAACAAGAGCTTTCCACACTTCTCAATGGGAAAAAAATCGATCTCAAAACAAAAAATGAAATCAGTCACTATTTTCGCGATGAAGTCTTGAAAGAAGCGCACACTCTTTATGCCGCGTAA
- a CDS encoding aldo/keto reductase: MQTTKLGNTEIAISRIGLGAMPLSLANRPSEEQAISVIHRALQLGVTLIDTADSYCKDENDKHHNEILIAKALSTYRGNTDDIIVATKGGLMRPSGDWTVNGNPDHLRKTINESYEALGGTHPIPLWQWHAPDDRYPIRQSLKPVKEAVDQKLIRFVGLSNVSVDEIKQAQTMFPIVSIQNQYNPWCRNPERDGVLQYCEDQKLTFLPWSPLGGSRRVKLIGNFKELAKVARERDASPHCLVLAWLMAKSPCIVPIPGATRIQSLEDSLAAEKINLSASEISAIEKDFPG; the protein is encoded by the coding sequence ATGCAAACCACAAAACTTGGAAATACCGAAATTGCTATCAGTCGCATTGGCCTTGGCGCCATGCCGCTCTCGCTTGCAAATCGACCTTCTGAAGAACAAGCGATCAGCGTGATTCATCGGGCGTTGCAATTAGGTGTAACACTGATCGATACTGCAGATTCCTATTGCAAAGATGAAAATGATAAACATCATAACGAAATACTCATCGCCAAAGCACTTTCAACATATCGAGGAAATACAGATGACATTATCGTCGCGACCAAAGGTGGTCTCATGCGGCCAAGCGGTGATTGGACGGTCAATGGAAATCCCGATCATCTTCGAAAAACTATCAACGAAAGTTATGAAGCGCTCGGTGGAACACATCCCATTCCACTCTGGCAATGGCACGCACCTGATGATCGTTATCCCATTCGTCAAAGTTTAAAACCGGTGAAAGAAGCAGTTGATCAAAAACTCATTCGCTTTGTAGGACTCTCAAATGTTTCTGTCGACGAAATCAAACAAGCACAAACAATGTTCCCCATCGTTTCGATTCAAAATCAGTATAATCCGTGGTGTCGAAATCCAGAACGCGATGGTGTTTTGCAATACTGCGAAGATCAGAAGCTCACCTTCCTTCCTTGGAGTCCACTTGGAGGAAGTCGTCGCGTGAAACTCATTGGTAATTTTAAAGAACTTGCAAAAGTCGCTAGGGAAAGAGACGCAAGCCCCCATTGTTTAGTGCTTGCATGGCTGATGGCCAAATCTCCCTGTATTGTTCCGATCCCAGGAGCCACACGCATTCAAAGTCTTGAGGATTCACTCGCCGCGGAAAAAATAAATCTCAGTGCATCAGAAATTTCCGCGATCGAAAAAGATTTCCCGGGATAA
- a CDS encoding L-lysine 6-transaminase: MTSNDVHATLKKHILAEGYDFVCDLEKSHGCYLYDSKGKREFLDMFSFFASLPVGFNHPKISNPTFITKLGKTAINKVSNPDVYTVEFAETVDAFGRYAIPKELPHLFLIDSGTLAIENALKVAFDWKVKKNFARGSKDEKGRQVIHFKNAFHGRSGYTLSLTNTADPRKYQYFPRFDWPRIDPPSLTFEGGKPNTAAAASLEERALEQIHSAIKKNPDDIAALLIEPIQAEGGDNHFRAEFLKELRTLCDQHEIMLIFDEVQTGFGLTGKFWAYEHFHVVPDALAFGKKSQVCGILVGRRVDEIEKNVFVEQSRINSTFGGNLVDMVRVAKILEIIHTEKLIQHAATVGKHLLSRLVELERESDITNARGLGLMCAIDFPSPETRDQVRKKCYEKGMIILACGTRSLRFRPTLTVTTKEIDKAIDILRETLKTENLFIS, encoded by the coding sequence ATGACATCAAATGACGTTCACGCAACACTGAAAAAACATATTCTCGCTGAAGGATATGATTTTGTCTGCGATCTGGAAAAATCGCACGGTTGTTATTTGTACGATTCTAAAGGCAAACGCGAATTTCTCGACATGTTTAGTTTTTTCGCTTCGCTTCCGGTCGGCTTTAATCATCCCAAAATTTCAAATCCCACATTTATAACGAAGCTCGGAAAAACAGCGATCAATAAAGTCTCCAATCCCGATGTCTACACGGTCGAATTTGCCGAAACCGTCGATGCCTTTGGCCGCTATGCCATTCCAAAAGAACTTCCTCATCTTTTTTTGATCGATAGCGGAACACTCGCAATCGAAAATGCACTGAAAGTTGCTTTTGACTGGAAGGTCAAAAAGAATTTTGCTCGTGGATCGAAAGATGAAAAAGGAAGACAAGTCATACATTTCAAAAATGCATTTCATGGACGCAGCGGTTACACTCTTTCTCTGACCAACACCGCTGATCCGAGAAAATATCAGTATTTCCCGCGTTTTGATTGGCCACGTATTGATCCTCCTTCACTCACGTTTGAAGGTGGAAAACCAAATACGGCTGCGGCTGCTTCATTAGAAGAGAGAGCTCTTGAGCAAATTCACAGCGCGATCAAAAAAAATCCAGATGATATTGCTGCTCTTCTCATCGAACCGATTCAAGCCGAAGGAGGCGACAATCATTTTCGTGCTGAATTTCTCAAAGAACTGCGAACACTTTGCGATCAACATGAGATCATGCTGATTTTTGATGAAGTCCAAACCGGTTTTGGTTTGACCGGAAAGTTTTGGGCTTATGAACACTTTCATGTTGTCCCAGATGCTCTTGCCTTTGGAAAAAAATCGCAGGTGTGTGGTATTTTAGTTGGAAGACGCGTTGATGAAATAGAAAAAAATGTCTTCGTTGAGCAAAGCCGTATCAATTCAACGTTTGGTGGTAACCTCGTCGATATGGTGCGTGTCGCCAAAATTTTGGAAATCATTCATACAGAAAAATTGATTCAACATGCTGCGACAGTTGGAAAACATCTGCTTTCTCGACTTGTGGAACTTGAACGCGAATCTGATATTACCAATGCACGTGGCTTAGGTTTAATGTGTGCGATCGACTTCCCATCTCCAGAAACTCGCGACCAAGTTCGAAAGAAATGTTATGAAAAAGGAATGATTATTCTTGCGTGTGGTACTCGTTCTCTTCGCTTCCGTCCAACGCTGACAGTAACGACCAAAGAAATCGATAAAGCCATCGACATTCTTCGTGAGACATTAAAGACAGAGAATTTATTTATTTCGTAA
- a CDS encoding acyl-CoA dehydrogenase, whose amino-acid sequence MAQLSCLDYFNISDLLSEDEIMIQNAARAFVDSEVLPIIEKHHRNATSPTELISKMASLGFFGSNLPTEYGCAGLNNVAYGLLMQELERGDSGLRSFCSVQGSLVMFPIYEFGSDAQKKKWLPELASGKKIGCFGLTEPDFGSNPGGMITRARQKGKDWVLSGAKMWITNGTIADVAIVWAKDDQGEILGFLVEKGMKGFSAPEMKGKFSLRASMTSELVLEDVLIPEENRLPKAKGLKAPLKCLNQARYGIAWGALGTAIACYEAALNYSKSRIQFDRPIAGFQLTQKKLVEMLTEITKGQLLALQLGRLKDSRKIRHTHISMGKMNNVNIARNIARTAREILGANGILDEYPVIRHMLNMESVYTYEGTHEMHTLIIGADITGIEAYR is encoded by the coding sequence ATGGCTCAACTTTCTTGTCTCGATTATTTCAATATCAGCGATCTCCTCTCTGAAGATGAGATCATGATTCAAAATGCTGCACGTGCATTTGTCGACAGCGAAGTGTTGCCGATCATTGAAAAGCATCATCGAAATGCAACGTCTCCAACAGAACTCATTTCCAAGATGGCTTCTCTTGGGTTTTTCGGTTCCAATCTTCCCACAGAATATGGATGTGCTGGATTAAATAATGTTGCCTATGGTCTTCTCATGCAGGAACTTGAACGAGGTGATTCGGGACTCCGCAGTTTCTGTTCTGTGCAGGGGTCGCTTGTCATGTTCCCGATTTATGAATTTGGTTCAGATGCACAGAAAAAAAAATGGCTTCCTGAACTTGCCAGTGGAAAGAAGATTGGTTGTTTTGGACTTACGGAACCAGATTTTGGTTCTAATCCCGGCGGCATGATCACGCGCGCACGCCAAAAAGGAAAGGACTGGGTCCTTTCTGGGGCAAAAATGTGGATCACCAACGGTACCATTGCTGATGTCGCGATAGTTTGGGCAAAGGATGATCAAGGTGAAATTTTAGGATTTCTTGTGGAAAAAGGGATGAAGGGATTTAGCGCACCAGAGATGAAAGGAAAGTTTTCGCTGCGCGCATCGATGACCTCGGAACTCGTGCTCGAAGATGTGCTCATTCCCGAAGAAAATCGGTTACCAAAAGCAAAAGGGCTGAAAGCCCCACTCAAATGTCTCAATCAAGCGCGTTACGGTATTGCTTGGGGAGCCCTTGGAACCGCAATCGCCTGCTATGAAGCAGCGCTCAACTATTCGAAGTCGCGCATTCAATTCGATCGACCTATTGCAGGATTTCAACTGACGCAGAAAAAACTTGTCGAGATGCTAACCGAAATTACCAAAGGTCAATTGCTCGCACTTCAACTTGGTCGTTTGAAAGACAGTCGAAAAATTCGCCACACCCATATTTCGATGGGGAAAATGAACAATGTCAACATCGCACGTAACATTGCTCGTACCGCTCGCGAAATTTTAGGCGCAAATGGAATTCTCGACGAATACCCTGTGATCCGCCACATGCTGAATATGGAAAGTGTCTATACCTACGAAGGAACGCATGAGATGCATACCTTAATTATTGGGGCTGACATCACAGGAATTGAAGCGTATCGATAA
- a CDS encoding aldehyde dehydrogenase has protein sequence MNTLLKELGINQKNHGAFAGSWVKTSGAELLSKTPIDGSPLASITQATKKDYKKIIETAQAEFKRWRMVPAPQRGELIRQIGNKLREKKALLGKLVSVEMGKILSEGEGEVQEMIDIADFAVGLSRQLYGFTMHSERPLHRMYEQWHPLGPVGVISAFNFPVAVWAWNAFIAAICGDTVIWKPSHKTPLCAIAVQHIINEVMMDSGYPGVFNLVIGTNEEIGETLIADRRVPLISATGSCRMGRYVGEVVARRLGRSLLELGGNNAIIVMNDANLDLATRAITFGAVGTAGQRCTSTRRLLMQKKIAKYLTSRLQKAYQQVRIGNPLEKNTLMGPLIDLDAVGQYTKALEIIRTQGGEILFGGKKLEGKNYPGGGYVEPTLVKAHHTMEIIKEETFAPILYLLEFDKLEEAIEIHNDVPQGLSSAMFTTNVINSETFLSHAGSDCGIANINIGTSGAEIGGAFGGEKETGGGRESGSDSWKAYMRRQTNTINWSTDLPLAQGITFDV, from the coding sequence ATGAATACTCTTCTCAAAGAACTTGGAATCAATCAAAAAAACCATGGAGCGTTTGCAGGAAGTTGGGTTAAAACCTCAGGGGCAGAGCTTCTCTCGAAAACTCCTATTGATGGCTCTCCACTTGCTTCTATAACTCAGGCCACAAAAAAAGATTACAAAAAAATTATAGAAACGGCGCAAGCCGAGTTCAAACGGTGGCGGATGGTACCAGCGCCACAGCGCGGTGAACTCATTCGCCAAATCGGAAATAAACTTCGAGAGAAAAAAGCTCTTCTGGGGAAATTGGTCAGCGTAGAAATGGGGAAAATTCTTTCTGAAGGTGAGGGTGAAGTTCAGGAGATGATCGACATCGCTGATTTTGCGGTCGGTCTTTCACGTCAACTTTACGGTTTCACGATGCACAGTGAGCGTCCACTGCATCGCATGTATGAACAGTGGCATCCCCTGGGACCAGTTGGAGTCATCTCTGCATTTAACTTTCCGGTTGCTGTGTGGGCATGGAATGCTTTCATCGCGGCAATTTGCGGCGACACTGTCATTTGGAAACCTTCGCACAAAACTCCTCTTTGCGCGATCGCCGTGCAACACATTATCAATGAAGTCATGATGGATTCCGGTTACCCCGGCGTTTTCAATCTCGTGATCGGAACGAATGAAGAAATCGGGGAAACACTTATTGCTGACCGTAGAGTCCCATTGATCTCTGCAACTGGTTCTTGTCGTATGGGACGTTATGTCGGCGAAGTCGTTGCACGACGACTTGGTCGTTCTCTTTTAGAACTCGGAGGAAATAACGCTATCATCGTCATGAATGACGCGAACCTCGATCTTGCCACTCGCGCGATTACCTTTGGTGCCGTTGGAACCGCAGGACAACGCTGTACTTCCACACGACGACTTTTGATGCAGAAAAAAATCGCAAAATATCTCACATCACGACTTCAAAAAGCTTACCAACAAGTTCGTATTGGAAATCCTCTTGAGAAAAATACGCTCATGGGACCGTTAATCGATCTCGATGCTGTGGGACAATATACAAAAGCGCTTGAAATCATTCGAACTCAAGGTGGAGAAATTCTTTTTGGCGGAAAAAAACTTGAAGGAAAAAATTATCCTGGCGGAGGTTATGTCGAACCAACGCTCGTGAAAGCACATCACACAATGGAGATCATCAAAGAAGAAACCTTTGCTCCGATTCTCTATCTTTTGGAATTCGACAAACTTGAAGAGGCCATTGAGATCCACAATGATGTTCCACAAGGACTCTCTTCCGCGATGTTCACCACCAATGTGATCAATAGCGAAACATTTTTAAGTCATGCGGGATCAGATTGCGGCATTGCCAATATTAATATCGGAACAAGTGGCGCTGAAATTGGGGGAGCCTTTGGCGGCGAGAAAGAGACTGGCGGAGGCCGCGAATCCGGCTCTGACAGTTGGAAAGCCTACATGCGCCGTCAGACCAATACGATCAACTGGTCTACGGACTTACCGCTGGCGCAGGGGATAACGTTCGACGTTTAG
- a CDS encoding asparagine--tRNA ligase, protein MDVLITHLSQHVGKTVTIKGWVYNFRSSGKITFLQLRDGSGFTQGIVVQKEVPEKIWTDANRLTLESSVIVSGEVTKHPKKEEYEVQVRDLKIVHIAEEYPIGKKEHGPDFLLDQRHLWLRSPKQWAIQRVRNTIIYATYEWFEKNHFIKIDAPILTPAACEGTTTLFEVPYFDLGKAYLSQSGQLYIEAAIAAHGRVFDFGPTFRAEKSKTRRHLTEFWMMDAEMAFVEHQGNMEIQEQLISHIVKRCLEKNKSEFEMLERNTQPLEDVTPPFPRMTHTDVVKKLRAQGSEISHESDLGAADETMLTEKMTKPLFVEKYPANVKAFYMKRDPKDSNYVLCADMLAPEGFGEIIGGSQREDDYEMLAARIKEHGLPREAFEWYLDLRKYGSVPHSGFGYGLERLTGWICGTHHIRETIPFPRMIMRLTP, encoded by the coding sequence ATGGATGTTTTGATCACCCATCTTTCACAACATGTTGGCAAAACAGTCACGATCAAGGGATGGGTCTATAATTTTCGCTCTTCTGGAAAAATTACCTTTCTTCAGCTTCGCGATGGAAGTGGCTTCACGCAAGGCATTGTCGTACAAAAAGAGGTTCCTGAAAAAATCTGGACTGATGCCAACCGTCTGACACTTGAGTCGTCTGTCATTGTCAGTGGTGAAGTCACAAAACATCCCAAAAAAGAAGAATACGAAGTACAAGTGCGTGATCTGAAAATTGTCCACATCGCAGAAGAATATCCGATTGGAAAAAAAGAACATGGACCTGATTTTCTGCTCGATCAACGTCACCTTTGGCTTCGCTCACCAAAGCAATGGGCAATCCAGCGTGTGCGCAATACCATTATCTATGCAACGTACGAATGGTTTGAAAAAAATCATTTTATTAAAATCGACGCTCCGATTTTAACCCCAGCTGCATGCGAAGGAACGACCACTCTCTTTGAAGTTCCCTATTTTGACTTGGGCAAAGCCTATCTCTCCCAATCAGGGCAGCTCTATATCGAAGCTGCAATAGCAGCGCACGGGCGCGTGTTTGATTTTGGTCCGACGTTTCGAGCTGAGAAGTCGAAGACTCGACGACATTTGACTGAGTTCTGGATGATGGATGCGGAAATGGCATTTGTAGAACATCAGGGAAACATGGAGATTCAAGAGCAACTCATTTCACATATCGTCAAACGATGTCTTGAAAAAAACAAATCAGAGTTTGAAATGCTCGAACGCAACACTCAGCCGCTTGAAGATGTCACTCCTCCTTTCCCACGCATGACACATACGGATGTTGTCAAAAAATTACGCGCACAGGGGAGTGAAATTTCGCACGAAAGCGATCTTGGTGCAGCTGATGAAACGATGCTCACCGAGAAAATGACCAAACCTCTTTTTGTCGAAAAATATCCTGCAAACGTGAAAGCGTTTTACATGAAGCGTGATCCAAAAGATTCGAACTATGTGCTTTGTGCTGACATGTTAGCTCCTGAAGGATTTGGTGAAATTATTGGCGGCAGTCAGCGTGAAGATGATTATGAAATGCTTGCAGCGCGCATCAAAGAACACGGTCTTCCACGCGAAGCGTTTGAATGGTATCTTGATCTGCGCAAATATGGCTCTGTTCCCCACTCTGGTTTTGGCTATGGTCTTGAACGTCTCACCGGCTGGATCTGCGGAACACATCACATTCGTGAAACCATTCCGTTTCCGAGAATGATTATGCGTTTGACTCCATAA